A stretch of DNA from Longimicrobium sp.:
CGCGTAGAAGTGGCCGCCGCGCCGGGCGGCGGGGCCGCCTTCGTCCTTTCCCTTCCCACCAGGCGCCACCAGAGTTGAGCGACCGCCGGGTTCTGGTCATCGACGACGAGGCGGGGCTTCGTCACACCCTCCTGCTGATCCTTCGCGACGAGGGCTACCACGTGCTGGTGGCCGAAGACGGCGAGGCCGGGCTGCGCCTGGCGCTGGCCGAGCACCCGCAGCTGGTGCTGTGCGACGTGCGCATGCCGCGCATGGGGGGGCTGGAGTTCCTGGAGCGGTACGTGGAGGCGGGCGGCACCGCGCTCGTGGTGATGATGAGCGCCTACGGCGCCCTGGACCAGGCGGTCGAGGCCATGCGCCGCGGCGCCTACGACTACATCTCCAAGCCCTTCAACGCCGACGAGGTGATCCTCACCCTGCGCAAGGCCGAGGAGCGCGAGCAGCTTCGGCGCGAGGTGGCGCGGCTGAAGAAGGAGGTGGGCGAGGTCGCGGGCTTCGAGGAGGTGATCGGCGTGTCCGCGGCCATGCGCGAGGTGACGGACCTGGCCGCGCGCGTGGCCCCGTTCCCCTCCACCGTGCTGCTGACCGGTGAAAGCGGAAGCGGCAAGGAGGCCATCGCGCGGGCGGTGCACCGGGCATCGGCGCGGCGC
This window harbors:
- a CDS encoding sigma-54 dependent transcriptional regulator; protein product: MSDRRVLVIDDEAGLRHTLLLILRDEGYHVLVAEDGEAGLRLALAEHPQLVLCDVRMPRMGGLEFLERYVEAGGTALVVMMSAYGALDQAVEAMRRGAYDYISKPFNADEVILTLRKAEEREQLRREVARLKKEVGEVAGFEEVIGVSAAMREVTDLAARVAPFPSTVLLTGESGSGKEAIARAVHRASARREKPFVAVNCGAIPENLLESELFGHEKGAFTGADRAHEGLFEEADGGTLFLDEIGEMPLPLQVKLLRVLQERTIRRVGGSGERPVDVRVLAATARDLVAEVKAA